DNA from Macadamia integrifolia cultivar HAES 741 chromosome 12, SCU_Mint_v3, whole genome shotgun sequence:
CAGAGTCGATGATCAGTCTGGTTTCTATCAAAACATCGGCAACGGGCTCAAACTTGAGCAGCCCTTTGTTGACCGCAATTTCATGGATCTTCCTCTGCTACCTCCCAACGCAGACACTTTTTCTGTTCCCGCTGTTCCACCTCCAGGCGTTATCCACGAGGATGACTGCCCTGAAGACTGCGATTTCTCCGACGTGGTTCTCAAGTATATAAACCAGATCCTTATGGAAGAAGACATGGAAGAGAAGACTTGCATGTTCCAAGAGTCCTCTGCCCTTCAAGCCGCCGAGAAATCCTTATATGAGGTTCTCGGTCAGAAGTATCCCCCTTCGCCTGACCGACACCCTCTCTGTTACGATCACGACGCCGAAAGCCTCGATGATTTTTTCACCAGCAGCTCAAGTAATTCTAACAGCAGTGTTATTTCTGGTAGCAGCAACACACTGGATTCGACTTTGATTACCGATCTGGGCGAGTACAAGCCCACCAGGACGAATTTTACCACTGCTGACTATACCCCTCGGTCCACTTCCTATTCTCcccccttgggtttttccaacGGTGTCACCAGCGTTGTAGATGGATTCGTGGAGACACCTACGAGTAGAATTCAGTTTCCTGATATNNNNNNNNNNNNNNNNNNNNCAATCTTATCATATGAAGAACTACCATGCAaagacagagaagaagaaagatgatgtaccaaaagaaagggaagacaTCATGTTACCATATATAAGATACGAGACAACCTATGAACATGAAAATCCAAGACAAACATAAATGGGAATCTTGGATTCAATAAAGAAATACACAAAAATAATATCATGTCCTCTTATATGCATACCCAACATATGGAAAAATGGAGAGCAAGAAAAATCCTACATTGAAGGAATATAAACTATCAATGGGGATAACACAACATAGTACATGAAGCAAATAATTAGATATCCATCCTAGAATCAtcatgaaagaaaataatataattagAAAACATAACCTAGCCTGAACATTTAAGGGAACATGGAAAACATATGCAAAACTTAACTTAAGAGATGTAAAGGAAGGATAAAAAGAACATCATACATGGAAAGAAGACTAACAAAAGTTAAAATGACATCAAGAAAACATGGATGAACATACTAATCTAACAAAAAATGGATGCAGGACCACTACTTAGAAAGGTACGATCACACACCTTTAGGATATGCAAAAGCAATCAAAGAAACCCCAAGAAATCAAAGGAAACaataaagcaaagaagagggTCTCACCTTGATGAAGAAGACCAAATGATATAACAAAGAGTAATATTAGAGGCACTCAATAAAGAAGCTTCAATTCAAATTCCAACTTGCTCATACATTTTAAGCTTCAAAACTTACTCTTTCCAACTCACTATAGTCAAGGAAAGACTACATACACTAAGAGATATCCCTCTCAACATTAAAGAATatgtatttatagattttaatAGGCCTAACACTCCTAAACACATCCTTAGGTGATTTAACCCAATCAAATCATCCAGGGTACCTTTTTCGAGTTGGTAACTCAAATAGGGTTTGAATAGGTGTCAACAACTCTTAAATAATCCCAAAAAGAGTTTGAGTTGTATTTAGCAGTGTTTCAGGATGACCTAGGGGCTAAAGAATGAACCTCGATGGATTCATAGCCTCCAAGGAAGAgtcccaatatatatatatatatatatatattatataatgactaccaaaagtcaaaaaaaatagtgaagatGCCATATTACAGGGTTTTATCATTCAATTGAGGAAGGAAGATTAGGTTCTTTTAGGAATCAGTATATGTTTCAAACTAACCTACCTGCTCCTTCCCATTTTCATACAACTGCggattttgttatttttctatcTTCTCGGATGGTGCATGGCTTTCTAATAACAATTGTGGTGGCAGGGGAGTCTTCATTCATGATGAAAATAGGAGGTTTGTTGCTGCTAAATGTAGACCAAGTAGGAGTCTCTCTGCATCTTCAATGCAGGCGGAAGCTCTTAGAGATGGAGTCCTCCTTGCTATGAGCCTTGATTTGCGGAAAATTCAGTGATGTTCTGACTCTCTTGAGTTAATCACTTGCTTAAATGGCGCTGCTACAGCTCTGAATTGGAAGCTCATGTTTTGACTAGAGGGGCTTCCATAATTCATTTGTCTAAAATGTGATGGGGGTGGGGTTTGTATGTAAAGAGAGAGGACAAGGAAGGAGGGTCGAAGGAAGGTCGAAGGAAGCAGGGGCGAAATTTCGCTTCCATTCATCCGACGGCTGTGACAGCCCCCACTTGGTTATCTCCAGATGCTTCGTTGCTACTGTTAAGGTGGCTTTCGTTCACGCACCAGTCCCCCCCTTCCCTTTAAGAGTGAGCGAGGTTCTTCCTTTTCGATTTCAGTGCTATCCGGATTTAGGAATAGCCTattcccctctctctttcttcttccgtGACTCTCTTTTGCTTTACTAGGGTTTCAACTTCACTCAGAGGTACGCCCCTTTCCCTTCTCTAATCTCAGTTCATCCTTCTCTTCATTCGATTTGATAATCCGATTCGATTCGTTTAGGTTGTGTTACCTGAGAAATTCTGTTCTCTTACAGATTCTTCCATTCatcaaaggagagagaatatgcTTTGGTTCTTCTATTGATTCGCGTATGATCAAAGTTGCTTGATTAGAGCTATTCTCTTGATGCATCTTGACGGGTTTAGAATAACGCCTATAACACATAATATTCAAATCCTTTTTAGTTAATTTCGAAATCATCTATCTCTTAGGATTCGGAATTGGAAAATCGGTGGTAGAATTCATCCAGAGTAGATGATTATGGATCCGTGTCTTGCTGAGCTTTCTACTCCTGGGAACGGATTCAGAGTCGATGATCAGTCTGGTTTCTATCAAGACATCGGCAACGGGCTCAAACTTGAGCAGCCCTTTGTTGACCGCAATTTCATGGATCTTCCTCTGCTACCTCCCAACGCAGACACTTTTTCTGTTCCCGCTGTTCCACCTCCAGGCGTTATCCACGAGGATGACTGCCCTGAAGACTGCGATTTCTCCGACGTGGTTCTCAAGTATATAAACCAGATCCTTATGGAAGAAGACATGGAAGAGAAGACTTGCATGTTCCAAGAGTCCTCTGCCCTTCAAGCCGCCGAGAAATCCTTATATGAGGTTCTCGGTCAGAAGTATCCCCCTTCGCCTGACCGACACCCTCTCTGTTACGATCACGACGCCGAAAGCCTCGATGATTTTTTCACCAGCAGCTCAAGTAATTCTAACAGCAGTGTTATTTCTGGTAGCAGCAACACACTGGATTCGACTTTGATTACCGATCTGGGCGAGTACAAGCCCACCAGGACGAATTTTACCACTGCTGACTATACCCCTCGGTCCACTTCCTATTCTCcccccttgggtttttccaacGGTGTCACCAGCGTTGTAGATGGATTCGTGGAGACACCTACGAGTAGAATTCAGTTTCCTGATATGTTTAGCGATATCGAATCTGTTACGCAGTTCAGGAAAGGAGTAGAGGAAGCAAGTAAGTTCCTTCCAAATGGTAACGACTTGTTCCTAAATCTAGAGAAGCGTGGCATGTTACCTCGGAGTCGGAGCGAACCCAAGGAAGAGTTGCTCCGGAGCCAATCAAAGGAAGAGCTACCCCGGAGCATATCAAAGGAAGAGCATCGGCTTCCCGTCAAGGAGGAGACGAAGGATGAGAGAGAATATTCACCCACCGGGGTGTCCAAGGGAAGGAAGCATCTTCATGGGGAAGAACCAGATTTAGAAGCTGGGAGGAGTAATAAGCAGTCGGCGGTTTACACGGAGACGACCGAAAGGACGGCGATGTTTGATATGGTGTTGCTCTGTCATCCTGGAGGGAAAGGTGAGACCCCTCTGTGTGATCTCCGTGAAGCCTTGCAGAACGGAGTAAGCAAGAATGGGCAGCAGTCAAATGGACCTAGCGGTGGCAGCAAGACTCGTGGTAAGAAACAGGGGGGTAAGAAGGAAGTAGTGGACTTGAGGACCCTCTTGATCCATTGCGCTCAGTCCGTCGCAGCTGATGACCGTAGGAGTGTTAATGAACTATTGAAGCAGATCAGGCAGCACTCCACTCCTTACGGGGATGGGAATCAGAGATTGGCCCATTATTTTGCAGAAGGCATAGAGGCTCGCTTGGCCGGCACGGGTAGGCAGCTTTACATGGGTGTCTCCAGCCTGAGAACATCGGCAGCTGATATCCTCAAGGCTTACCATCTGTTTCTTGCTATGTGCCCATTCAAGAAGATTTCTAATTTCTTTTCCAACAAGACCATTTTGATGGCGGCAGAGAAAGCAACGAGGCTCCACATTGTAGATTTTGGCATCCTCTATGGTTTTCAGTGGCCCTCTCTCATAGAAATTCTTTCAAAGAGAGAAGGTGGACCTCCAAAGCTTCGGATAACTGGGATTGATCTTCCCCAGCCTGGTTTCAGGCCGTCGTCTAGAGTTGAGGAGACTGGGAAGCGATTGGCCAATTATGCTCAGACTTTCAATGTTCCATTCGAGTATAATGCCATTGCACAGAAATGGGAAACAATTCAGCTCGAGAATATCAAGATTGAGAGTGATGAGGTGCTAGTCGTGAACTGTTTGTACAGGTTAAGAAACATCCTCGATGAGACTGTCGTGGTGGAAAGTCCAAGGAATGCAGTTCTGAACCTGGTAAGGAGGATGAACCCGGCTGTTTTCGTGCATGGGGTTCTCAATGGAGCTTACAGTGCCCCTTTCTTTGTTACAAGATTTCGAGAGGCACTCTTCCACTTCTCTTCCCTGTTTGATATGCTTGAAACGAATGTGCCGCGTGATCTTGAAGAGAGGATGCTGATTGAGAGAGATCTTTTTGCTCGAGAGGCGATAAATGTCATATCCTGTGAGGGGTCAGAGAGGCTAGAGAGGCCTGAGACGTACAAGCAGTGGCAGGTCCGGAATCTGAGAGCTGGACTTAAGCAGCTTCCATTGAATGCAGAGATAATGAAGAAGGCGAGGGACAGGGTGAAATCTTTTTACCACAAAGATTTTGTGGTTGACCAAGACGGCAATTGGATTCTGCAGGGTTGGAAGGGACGAATTATTTATGCACTTTCCACTTGGAAACCTGCCTACGATTCCTGAAATTCTTGTTTTACTTTTCTCTGTTCCGGAAAAGGTGCAGGACCATGATAGGAGACTGGACTAATGAAATTCTTCAACGGGCTTAGTTCCTTACAAGTCCTGAGAACTCAGAGAAGGCCTGAAGAGGGTATATGTTTGCTTCTGGGTTTgaattttaatgtattttacGCTTTTAATTATCTTTCTTTAGTCTTGATGATCTGTTGTCCAATATGTTCAGGCATATGAGCTTTCGCTCGATTTAGTTATATGATTTTTCAGGTAAAAATGGGAACcaaccaagagagagagagagagagagagggaaacaaTACAATACTGTTAAAGGTAAGGACTAAAATGTGATCTTTGAGACTCGAGAGTTATCCATTAATGTCATACAAACAGTTGTAGATGTGACTAAAtctaagcattttttttttctgatacaaATAAAATTCTATTCACTTTGAGGCAAAAAGGTAATACAACTTAACAGATTCTCCGGACATGGACTCACAAGAAAAACTATGAACTATCCCAAAAAGCTAAGCTCATAGACAGAGAAAAGCAAGCTATATTGTATTGTTATGTGGTTCTTGTAAAGCTCTGTGGACATGACTTTTTCGGTAGAATTGTTTCTCTGTCTTTCAATTTGGGCAAATTCCGGGCAGTGGGCACACATGGATTATTATACCGAGTGGTCATTATTATGAGGGTTCCTCTTTCTTTGGAAAGCAATTCACCCATTTGTTTACACCAAAATCTGATATGTTTCCGTTGAAACTAAAGTGTCTTTTGTTGTTTGGAGTCGAATCCCTGTTGGATCTGTCTTGTCTATATAATATAATGTAATAATTTGTTGTGGACTGAGAGACAAAAATCATTTGAATCTGTTTAGAATGTATTAATGTGGAAAGAGAGTGAATAAACTTAAGATTTTGGGTGTCGGAGGAGAGCTTTCAATAGGAAGCAGAAGGTGGGTTTTGTGGCTGTGGGGAGTTTGTAGTGTATGTGATTTGTTGTCCCGTTTATTTGGTTGtcagcatctctctctctctctgtgttgtGTAGCCATTAGTTCAAAAAGCCAATAACCCCATTTGGTGTGTGTTCTCTACCGATCGATgtgtctctctccctctctgtgtgtatgtgtgttgtGTAGCCATTAGTTCAAAAAGCCAATAACCCCATTTGGTGTGTGTTCTCTACCGATCGATGTGACCCTTTCTGTAACAGATACATTACATGTGACACCCATATTTCATTGAAGGTAGTGGTAATTTTACCCAAATTTAATAAGTAAAAAGCCAGAAAGGCAAAACAACAATGCTCATTTAATTCCACAAATTAAGTAGAGGAAGAGAAGTCAAAAAGTGGATGCATTCTTCTTTGTCTGCTTTTAATTTTCTGTAATGAAACTCCCCACATTGTTCACATGGCTTTAATTGATTAATCAATTTTGAATGAATAGCGTTTTAATAAGATGACCATAAATCAAATATTTATGATCATTTtggttttttctcaaaatttcccCCATTTTTTGGGtggagttttattttattttattttttaataatattaagTGGGGTTGTGGAGGGAGGAGGTTGTTATCAGGTTTTAAGGATTACTTTATTATTAATTGTTagctaagaaaacaaaatattttggtagttactcttaagatttttctcCCCTACATCATTGACAGCATTGACAaataatagtatatatatatatatatatatatacacacatacgGTAGGTTAAGTTACTTCAGATGTAGAGTATGTTAGGGATGTAGATGATCTCATGAGTGACATAACTACGATGAGATATGCATCTATGTAACCAAAGCAGCATGTTCGATCCACAATTTTTGGTTATAACATGTTTAGTGCCGCTTTCTATTTtagatattaaaattttatagcTCACTTACAAAAACCATTCAATGAGGCAAGTTCAACAGATAAGCCCTTcatgaatatatattttttcttcatttctttgaaTGATTAGAGATAATAATATTTCAACAATGTTATGAGAAACAATTAAAATCAAACAATTGAATTTCATACGATCAAACTGATTTTTCATAATATTTTTCTCATACTCCAGCACGAGGATCAATAGGAGCATacatggaagcatcaacaaagaatttttttttgttttcataggagtggggtggtcatttcaaCCCTTCCTGTGTATGGGTTTAGAGGCCACGCTTCCTTGtaggtttctttttccctattttttaaagtggatccatctatattttgaatattGACCATAATGTGTAGGCAAGATTTGATTTTGGGTCATTGATAAAATTAGCATGTGACCTTTACTGAGATAGCCAGTATCCAAATGTAAATGTTGGCCTTAGATTTAATTTGGTGATTTAAATAGCATATAATTTCAAGAAAGTGATTTGCTTTTCCATTTGCCTTTCTTCCTTCATTTGTCAGTTCTTTGTGATctcataaataaacaaagggGACCCAACCAAACAAAACCCAATTATAGAGTGTTTTTCTCTAAAACTTTCCCCATTTTGAGGCACAGAACTAATATCAAATAGTAATAAGGTTCTAGAATTACTTAATTAATAATTGTTAGCTAGGATGACAAATTATGTGGTGGTCAACTTTTAGATTTTTCTCACCTACGTCATTGACACTATTGACAAATAATACTATATTTCAAATTCTTGAAAATATAATGTAAGTAATGTTGTTGCAGAGTATGCGACCATTATACATAAATCTCATCAGCAACATAGCTACAATGAGACCATTAACCAAGGGCAGCATGTTCAATCCGAAATGGGTTGCTAAGGAcatgtttagtgctctttataTTAGATATAAAGGTTCATTAGTTCACTTAAGAACCTGCCCAAGGAGGTCACtgtaaatatttattttgtcTTGTAATATtaaattcacatttttttttaaaccctgaTTCCAATTTGAATCAACCGATCCTGtcgatctgattctgattcttgaAACCCTGATGACATGCTTTGTTCtctatttccccccccccccccccccccccccggcgaaaatatcaaaaagaaaaagaaggggagaATGCCACTTTGTCTTCTAACAGCAAAACTTATGATTCAGTGTAACCTTCAATGGAGATTGTCTATGTCAAAAATCAGTTTCAACAGATACTCATCCTTTGGAAtaaaattgtgtttttcattcATTTGAATTGTTATTAATAGTAATACTTCTACAATGTCACAAGAAAAAACTTAATTAGGCGATCAAACAATAGAAATTTATATAATCAAGATGATTTTTCATAATATCTTTTCAAGGGGGATCCACCTGGATAATGGATTTAGTCCTTGAAATTTGGGCACATGGTAAGATTAGCGCCTCATCTCAATGTTTATCTAGTTCTCTACACTAGCGGGCTTAGAGGGTATTTTTCTATCAGCATCCAATTTTGTTTTACAAAAAATGTGATGTGGCAATTTCAACTATATGGATATTTATGTAATAGTGTAAATTAGTCACACATCAAAATTTTAGACTCAGATTCAATTATATATCTtcctatgtgatggcataacCCCATGTGTGTTCATGCATCATTTTTTCGTGCTTAGAAACTTTTCAAGGGTCATGCTAATTTTTTCGAtactttattttgttattttacaaattttatttggattgaaatttgaCCTTTTACAAAATTTTAGCCTTATACAATGTTCTATGAGAAATAACTTGAGGTACTCTCTACACCAATAATAAAGATTctacgcttttttttttttagataagtgagagtaaattaattaattaagtaaTTAAAAAACCTATACCTATTTTGGCATCATCTTTTTATATTGATGATTTACTATAATTCAATAATGTTATTTGTACAATCAATAAATGGGAAAAGTTATCAGGTGGGTTTTTCTTTGTGTTTATTCATCTTGATTTAAGTTTTCCAGAAGAATTACATATTTAATAAGGAAAAAGACTGTGAGAGGAAAAGTACACATTGACAACTTAAATCTCTCTATCATGGTGGAGCTATAGGCTTGGTTAAGTACTCACTCAaggttggatggagagaaggaaCAAAACCAAAGAATTCAAAAGGAATTAAAGATAGGCCGTCGCTCTCTTCTTGgctgttgtttctggtggacttCCTACCATCCATAATACCTCACGCatcatattttaaaaatttccaaATATGTCATGCATGATCCATCTATTTGGCTTTTGAGAGATATGGTAAGTCGATTAATATCAgggttactctttttttttttttttagtaatttgGGTTAATAGCTGTTAATAACTAATCAACCCTATTTAGATATTTATTACATCGTAATAGGGGTGTTGAATTCGTTCCCAAACTAATCAAACTGATCGAATAGACCAAAAACTTAATCAAACATAATAGAAAGGGTCCTTCTAAGCATAACTATGTCTAGTGAAGTATATAACACTTCATTTTTTGCTACTTGACATTACATAGGCTAATCTACTTGATAGAGGACCCCACATAAATCTCAATAGCCAAAATTTAACCCAAAGTAAACGAGGAAAGTTGTTCAAACTTTAATTTAaacttttaataaaattatcaaaataccatcaaatacatagatgaatataaaatacaagatgatatatatatatatatatattattttttatttttctatagttACTTCCTCTACTCATCATAAGCTGAAATTATACCAATAAATGCTTGTCTAGTATTTTTATCACACGGATTAATCCATGCACTGATATGTGGTAAACAACTTGGTTATACTTCAATAGGCATAATGATGCGAAAGAAAtccaataaaatttttttttgatgcaAAAGCATTTTATAGTTTCAAATCGATACCAACCccaaaattgaattggaccaaGACTGAAaccaatcaaaaccaaacttcATCTCAACAGTCTAACTTCAACCGATTTGGCTCATTGTCGAATTGAAATCGATTAAATTCGACCAAACCAAATGCTCCACACCCTACTTGGTAAAATAGTGTCAATCAATGTACGTGGCATCATTAtctaaagaaaggaaggaaggaaggaaggaatatctatctatctatctatcggAGATGGTGGCACAATGGCAGCAGCACCACCACTCATTGTTCAGTCTCTGTTCCTTCCAACTTTCACCGACTCTCAATCGATCTCATTGTCACTCCTCTCTATCCATCTTTGATTCTGTAGTCGTAAAATCCAAACAAATATCCCAACAGTATTTGTTGGGTCCAATGTATTGATTGAGAGCGGCTCTCATAATGGCCCGCTGGGCAGTCCCCACTTTACAGTGCCCGACCATGTGCCACGTAGTTCTTTTGTTCTTTGTAAGTTTGTGTTGAGTGGACACACCCAGCACTAGATGGGTCCCATTCGAGCCACGACTCACTTGACTTTCCATGAATTATGAGAAGACACTTCCTTGGCATGGGGCGATTTCGTTCCAAGGGGCTCTATGGGTGTTAATATGCATGGTTTTAAGGCTCAAAATTATAGGGAAAATTATATGTATCACCCTTATTATATGTGTGAgtcattttttctaaaaattacatCTGCTCTCATTTTGAGTGATGATATTAAATTAAAGATTCAAAGGATAGAAAAAGATGATATTAACCTTGTTATATATTCTATATAACCCATCCTTCAGTTTTGAAACTTTATAGTTTCTTCGTCAGAGATGACGAACTAAAACTTGTCAACGAAGGCAGATGATCCAACACCTTGGTCCTAAGAATGGCAATGTAGGCATCAAAAAGGGTTTGTGGGACAAACTTTTTCCACGAAAGGCAAGAACTCTGGTTGGCTTCGTAAGATTTCCCAAAAGCCTGGGTGTTGGGGCTCTTATAACTCATCATGTATTCAATAATTCATTGCTCATGAGGATGAGGTTCCAGTTTTGGCAGTTTAGGCATACGTAGGTCTCATCTTAGAGACGAGATAAGTCCTCAAATCTTTCGTACGCCCACGAAAGATGAAAATTCCTTCCTTCAACTTCACACTTGGGCCCaataattttccatttttggtgAACTGATTTATTTTTTCCGAATTAGCAGTTCAGGGATCGCAGCAATAGATTTTAGATGCTCTATATTCCAAGGATCATAATCCACAGGTCTACGATGGGTCTCGATTGAAGGCCATTAAATTTGCAATTTGCTTCCCTGTGTCATTATACTGTTGAAAGAGTGAGTCCCAATTCAGGAAGGATCCATAGGTTTCTTAAGTGAGAGACAGTCTCAGATGTACCATCATCATCCTGCACCAGAAGGTCATCCAACTTCCAAGCTTTGCTAATTGTATCAGCTGTGGTAGCCAAAAATTTCTGGGATGTTGGCCATcagatagtttttttttcctacttcaCTCCATCTTGATAGGAGTCCTTGGTTATTGGAGGAGATATTTAGTTACGAAGTGTCTTGAGTAACAAGCAAAACTGTTCAAGTTTGTGCTGCTTTAAGTTAGATGTGGATTTCCTAGTAATAACATATGGTAAAGATTATAAACTTGGGAGGGCTGAGATTGGAAGATGAGTTATCAAAGCTAGATGTAGACACTAATCATTATTGAAATTCTTATCTTTTAGTGGCTAGagctaaaaaaaattgatactaGCCCTCCTTTCAAGGGCATATTGGAATCGGATGGCCAGGAAAAGGAAGATTTTGTTTCTATGGGTCGGACAACTAGTAATTTAGACAATCAATTCCTCTTTAGACTGTTAAACCAACTACAAACTTCCGACCCAAAAAAACAGACGAAAAAAACTACAAACTACAGATATAATCCAATGAAACAACTAGCCCTCCTGTGAAGGCCACAGAATCAAAAAACttgttaagaaaaaagaaattttcttgtacTGAAAACATCATATGATATGGATTTAAATTTGTTAAAACCTGGATGCAGGTGGAACAATCACACATCTACTAAAATGATCGCAAAGCATGTTCAAACCCGCTTGTTGTCAGACTTTGGTGGTCTTAGAACATTCCAGTCCAACTTATCACGCTTATGTTGCTTGGAAGAGCCTTTACTGCTACCTGCTGATGAACATTGATCACCTCCTTCACTTGCATTTCTCTGAGATTTATTTGGAGGATGTGTTCCCTTGTTAGCATCTGgttgtttccttttatggtcTACATCAGAATTACTATCAGATCTAGCTACATATGAGTCTTCTGATCTGATCTGCGAGGATTCATTCTCTCTGTAACAAGTGAAACCAGAGAATCAGAAGCTGTCTAGTCTCTTCCCAGATAACTGCTTCAGAAGATAAGACTCCTCATGCCGAGAAAAGATAATAATCAGTCTAACAAGGAATATTAACAGGTCCAGAGAGAAGTAAGACCAAATCATATACCTATCATAACTGATTTGATTGCCAGCACTTGTGGACGACGCTTCTGATTGACCAGGAGTTGctatttcttcattcaatttctACCAAGACAATGTTTTAATATGACGAGGAAAATTGCCCCAAGAACAGCACAGGAAATGAAAAGTGTTTGAAATTGTTTCgagttgcttgatcttgatactCACATCAATAGAAGGattaaaactttgaaatgaCATCCGACCTTTCAATGCCCCTGGATGGGGAGACCCTTCCATTATGACTATGCTGCAGGCACAGAACAGGTAGACAAGTGAAACTTGTATGTGCTTT
Protein-coding regions in this window:
- the LOC122057979 gene encoding scarecrow-like protein 9, with protein sequence MIMDPCLAELSTPGNGFRVDDQSGFYQNIGNGLKLEQPFVDRNFMDLPLLPPNADTFSVPAVPPPGVIHEDDCPEDCDFSDVVLKYINQILMEEDMEEKTCMFQESSALQAAEKSLYEVLGQKYPPSPDRHPLCYDHDAESLDDFFTSSSSNSNSSVISGSSNTLDSTLITDLGEYKPTRTNFTTADYTPRSTSYSPPLGFSNGVTSVVDGFVETPTSRIQFPD
- the LOC122057897 gene encoding scarecrow-like protein 9, whose protein sequence is MIMDPCLAELSTPGNGFRVDDQSGFYQDIGNGLKLEQPFVDRNFMDLPLLPPNADTFSVPAVPPPGVIHEDDCPEDCDFSDVVLKYINQILMEEDMEEKTCMFQESSALQAAEKSLYEVLGQKYPPSPDRHPLCYDHDAESLDDFFTSSSSNSNSSVISGSSNTLDSTLITDLGEYKPTRTNFTTADYTPRSTSYSPPLGFSNGVTSVVDGFVETPTSRIQFPDMFSDIESVTQFRKGVEEASKFLPNGNDLFLNLEKRGMLPRSRSEPKEELLRSQSKEELPRSISKEEHRLPVKEETKDEREYSPTGVSKGRKHLHGEEPDLEAGRSNKQSAVYTETTERTAMFDMVLLCHPGGKGETPLCDLREALQNGVSKNGQQSNGPSGGSKTRGKKQGGKKEVVDLRTLLIHCAQSVAADDRRSVNELLKQIRQHSTPYGDGNQRLAHYFAEGIEARLAGTGRQLYMGVSSLRTSAADILKAYHLFLAMCPFKKISNFFSNKTILMAAEKATRLHIVDFGILYGFQWPSLIEILSKREGGPPKLRITGIDLPQPGFRPSSRVEETGKRLANYAQTFNVPFEYNAIAQKWETIQLENIKIESDEVLVVNCLYRLRNILDETVVVESPRNAVLNLVRRMNPAVFVHGVLNGAYSAPFFVTRFREALFHFSSLFDMLETNVPRDLEERMLIERDLFAREAINVISCEGSERLERPETYKQWQVRNLRAGLKQLPLNAEIMKKARDRVKSFYHKDFVVDQDGNWILQGWKGRIIYALSTWKPAYDS
- the LOC122058441 gene encoding M-phase phosphoprotein 6, with the translated sequence MAKRELSSTLKNLKFMQRAVQKEEKQKKEEDEVKPVGNFVSANTHRKCIVIMEGSPHPGALKGRMSFQSFNPSIDKLNEEIATPGQSEASSTSAGNQISYDRENESSQIRSEDSYVARSDSNSDVDHKRKQPDANKGTHPPNKSQRNASEGGDQCSSAGSSKGSSKQHKRDKLDWNVLRPPKSDNKRV